One genomic segment of Nerophis lumbriciformis linkage group LG20, RoL_Nlum_v2.1, whole genome shotgun sequence includes these proteins:
- the thap1 gene encoding THAP domain-containing protein 1 has translation MVQTCSAYGCKNRYHKDKDISFHKFPLARPDICGKWVSAMRRNNFKPTKYSNICSQHFTKDCFKRECNNRVLKENAVPSLFNFNLKSECLEDPFTSEIHFPLSFPLTSDTVMEEVESEPARSLPDTHGDTVVVSCDHNYTAEDSARQKKRIQQLEEQLELLRKKLKTTQQKCRRQERQLKSLRVSCKTVKTACDAPLSFSEGYVILPKHINQTLKGVE, from the exons ATGGTTCAAACTTGCTCAGCTTACGGCTGTAAAAACCGCTATCACAAAGATAAAGACATCTCCTTCCATAA GTTTCCCCTTGCACGTCCAGATATTTGTGGTAAATGGGTGTCCGCAATGAGGAGGAACAACTTCAAGCCCACCAAGTACAGTAACATCTGCTCGCAGCACTTCACCAAAGACTGCTTCAAGAGAGAATGCAACAACCGTGTGCTCAAGGAGAACGCTGTGCCGTCGCTCTTTAACTTCAACCTCAAG TCGGAATGTCTGGAGGATCCCTTTACCTCTGAGATCCACTTCCCCCTCTCGTTTCCTTTGACCTCCGACACTGTCATGGAGGAGGTGGAGTCCGAACCCGCCAGGAGTCTGCCAGATACCCACGGCGACACGGTGGTGGTCTCCTGTGACCACAACTACACGGCAGAGGACTCTGCGCGGCAAAAGAAGCGCATCCAGCAGCTGGAGGAGCAGCTTGAGCTTCTGAGAAAGAAGCTGAAAACCACCCAGCAGAAGTGTCGGCGTCAGGAGAGACAGCTCAAGAGTTTGAGGGTCTCCTGCAAGACGGTCAAGACAGCGTGTGACGCGCCACTTTCTTTTAGTGAGGGTTATGTCATTTTACCCAAACACATCAACCAAACTCTCAAAGGTGTTGAGTAA